GCGCCCAAGAAAATTGCCTCTGGTAATGTTTTTCCAAATTCGCGGTCTGCCCATCATATCCGTTATTATTATAGGCATATCGAAATCCTGAATTATCTGCTCTAAAATGATATGTTCAACCTGAGTTCCCATTCTGTCGAAAAGCGCCTCGCTTATGAGCCGCGCGTAAGTTTGGGTGGTTGCGCTCGAAAATTTTTGCAGGCGCTCTATCATAAATTGCGTATAAACCGCCCAGCCGATAATGCCCGCCGCGGCAAAAAACAGGAGTAAATTTCGTGAAGTATTGGGCGCAATCTGCCCGAAAAGCGCATAAACCGCCCTTAAAATATCCTTTTTTTTAGGGAAGCGAAATCGCCTTTTCAGATGCTTTATATCCTCGTCAATCGGCGCCAATTTCTGTCTGTCCGTCCATATAAGGTCTCAAAACTTTCGGAATAATCACCGTACCTTTTTCGGTCTGATAATTTTCCAAAATCGCCACCAAAATTCGCGCAGCTGCAAGTCCTGAACCGTTTAATGTGTGGATAAATTCGGGTTTGCCTCCGTCTCGTCTGAAGCGAATATTGAGCCTCGTCGCTTGAAACGCCTCAAAATTACTGCAACTCGATACTTCGAGCCACTTTTTTTCGCCCGCCGCCCAGACTTCCAAATCGTAGCATTTTGCCGCGGAAAAACTTAAATCCGCGTCGCAAAGACTGAGAACGCGATACGGCAATTCCAGAAGTTGCAGAATATTTTCAGCGTCGGCGCGCAATGTTTCGAGTTCTTCATAAGAATTATCGGGGTGCGCAAATTTCACCAATTCCACTTTGTCAAACTGATGAACGCGCAAAAATCCCTTTGTGTCTTTGCCATAACTGCCTGCTTCTCTGCGAAAGCACGGCGAATACGCGCAAATTTTTCTCGGCAGGTCTTTTTCGTCAATATATTCGTCTCTGTATAAGTTCGTTATCGGAAGTTCCGCAGTCGGAATTGCGTACAAATCGTCTTCGGGCATATAATACATCTGCTCTTTGAATTTAGGCAACTGCCCTACTCCGAACGCGCTTTCGGCATTCACAAAAAAGGGAGGTTGCATTTCGGTATATCCTCTTTGCCTATGCGTATCCAAAAAGAATTGTATAAGCGCGCGATTAAGCCGCGCCCCCGCCCCGCACAAAACGGGAAATCCCGAGCCGCTGATTTTTGCGCCGCGCGGAAAGTCAAAAAGCTTAAGTTTTTCGGAAATCTGCAAATGGTCTTTCGGCGCAAAATTGAAATTCGGCTTTTCGCCGCATTCGCTTGCGACAACGTTATCGTTCGCGCTTTTTCCGAGAGGAACACTTGCATGCGGAATATTCGGAACCCACGCCAAAGCAAGGTCGCGCTCTTTTGTTATACTGTTAACTTTTTCGTCCAATTCTTTGATTTTCGCGGAAACGCCTTGCATTTCAGTAATAAGGTCGTCGGCATTTTCTTTGTTTTTCTTTTTCTGCGCGATAATCTCAGACGTTTCATTTCGTTTGTGCTTCAAAGTTTCAACTTCGCCGAGAATTGCCCGTCTTTCGTCGTCCAAAGCAATAATTTTATCTATGTCCGCTTTGTCGCCTTTTGCAAGGCATACGTCTTTAACTTTTTGCGCATTTTCACGAATGAATTTTATATCAAGCACTTTTTGCCTCCGAAATAATACCAAGCCCCTCGATTTTCTGCTTAATTTGAGCGCAAATCTCCAAACTTTTTACCTTTATCGCTTCGGGAAAATTGGAAACTTTCGGAAAGAGCGACAAATAATATTCTATTCCCGCAAGCATATTTTGACCTACTTGTGCAAAGTAATTTTTCTGTTTTTCGTCGCCTTCCTGCAAATTATTTACGCCGCCGAGCAAGTAATCTTCGTACATTTTAAGCTCCCGAACAAAAAAGTGAGGACGTTCAACCCCTGCCAACAAGTCCGTTCTGCCGTAAATATGGTCGGTCATTTCTTCGAGCGAATACGTTCTGTCAAATGAAACAAGCGACGGTCCGGGGCAAATAGAAACGCCCGTTCCTTCAATTTTAGTATCCAACTCATTGTTTGTTAAAGCCGCTGTTCCGAGCCCTACACAAATACACGCCTTTTCTACTACCGCCGCAATAGCCGCATTTTTTTGCTCCGCCGACAAATCGCTTGCGTTTATTTCTTCAATTTTCAGCGTTTGATACTTGCGGGAAGCCGTACAAAGCGCCCTTTCGCCAAATTCATTATTAAGCGCCAAATGGTCTTTGGAACACGGACTTCCGGGAGTTCCCGCCGCAATAAACGCGTCTTTTTCTATGTCTTTACTGTTGCCGCGAATGTTATTAAAAGGCACTCCGAGCGGTGAAATTCCGCTTAAATAATAGTCGTCTTCTTTGGCGTTTGCAAGCAATTCTAATGTGTGTTCGTCAACATTTGTCGCCTCGGGAACAAGCAAAAACGCCGACCCCCAGCCAACGCTGTCTATACCGTAATAATCAAGCAAAAATTTGTGTTCGTTAGCCGTTCCAACTCCGCCTTGCGCCGTAATTTGTACGTCGAAATCGCCCAAATGTCCAAGCCCTCTTTTTTCGAGCGCTTTTTTGTAAACTGCGTTTAATTGCGTTTTGAGGTCGTCTCTGTTTTGCTTAAACTCTTCCAAAATCGGACCCATCAAATGCCCTTCAGTCGGAAACGCGTGTCCGCCGCAATTAAGTCCCGACTCCACTCTGAAGTCGCTCACCCACAAACCTTTTTTCGCTAAAAGTTTGCCCTGAATAAGCGCCGAACGATAATCGCTCACCTTAAGAATAATTTTCTTTTTTATATACCCGTTTTCGTCCGGAAAAAAGTCTTCAAATTCTGCAATATACGAATACAAATGCTGATTTATTCCCGCCGAAAGCACCAATGACGAGCCGTCGAGCGCGCTCTGTGCAAAACCGCGCAAAGCGGCGTGCGCGTCGTTAAATTCTACGGGTAATTTTTCGCCGTCTTTGTAGTTTGCCTTGTCTAATTTCGTCATAATATTTACGTCAATTGAGCCGACGGGTAAATGCTCTCTTATCCAATCTTGGATTTCCGCGACTTTTTCGGGGATAGCCGTTTCTTTGAGTTCCAAATACATTTGCTTGATTTTTGAATTTTCAAAAGCCATTTCCAAGTATTTGTACAACTCGCCGCCCTTTTCGAATGTAGAATTTTTTATCTGCACAAATTTGTTTTGCACGACAATATTAAGTACGTTAAGATAAGCGGTAATTCTTTTAGCTCTGTAATCAATTTCGTCGCGCCCTATCGCCTTAAAAGGCAATTTGAACTTCGTACAATAAAATTCCCTCATTTTTTCCACGAGCAAATCATCGACAAGCGAAACCACAGACGATATTCCAAACGGAGCAACTTTTGCAGGCGTATCTATTGTGTATCCGATACCGAGTACAGGGATATGAAAATTGTGCGCAGTCGTCATCTTTTTGACCCTTTCCAAATTTTTCCGTAATTTTAACGCCCTAAAATACTATAATGCAAAAGCAAAATGCAAAAAACACGCCGTTTTTTGAGCAATTTCACATAATTTTTTTCCATTAAATCAGGCTCTCGATAAGATTTACCACCTCAACGCTTGTTTTTTTGTCGCCGAGCATTCCTCGCAGTTCGCGCAATTGAGCTATAATTTTTTCTTGTTCCGCCGGATTTTCCAAGATTTTTTGCACCGCGCCGACAACGTTTTCCACAGCCATATCACTCTGCAAAAATTCGGGCATAATCTCTTTTTCAACTACTATATTAGTCAGCCCGATAAGCGGTTTTTTCTTTATTATAGCCTTAAAAATCGCAAAAGTAAGCGGCGAGGTTTTATACAAAACAATATGCCCCACACCCGCAAGCCCCAACTGCAAAGAAGCTGTCCCCGATGTGGCAAGCGCAAAATCGGCTTTCTGCAAAACTTTCAAAAAATCCGTTTCAAATTCAATATTTTCTCCTTCCGCGCATTCGTACAAATCTTGCGAAAAAGGCGCTTTAGAAACAATTATTTTAATTTTCGGATATAATTCTTTAAGATTTTTCGCGCATTCTGTCATAAACGGCAACATTTTTCGGACTTCCTGCTCGCGACTTCCCGCGATAAGCGCCAATGTAAATTCAGCTTGTGGATTTATCGCCTTTTTCTCGCCGATTGCCGACCAGTCCAAGTTTTCCAAAAGCGGATTTCCGACAAAACTCACCGTTTTTACGCGGGGGCTCCAATGTTTCGGCTCAAAAGGAAAAATACAGGCGATATGCGCTGGATACTTTTCAAAAAAACGCAAATATTTTTCCTTTTTCCACACCCAAATCATAGGAGCGATAAACCACAAAACGGGAATTCCCAACTTGTTAGCCTCAACGACAAGTTTTTTGTTAAAGCCCGAAAAATCCACACAAACAAGCGCGTTCGGCTTTTCGTCCCTCATTTTCTGAATAAATTTCTTTTGCGCCGCCAAAAAAAACGGCAAATTTTTAATAACTTCCCAATATCCCATTTTGTTAAATTTCGAGAATTCAAAATCGCTCTTAAATCCCGCCGCCTGCATAGCCGATCCGCCAAGCCCGCTAAGTTGAGCGCTAGGATATTTTCGTTTTAGTTCGGCGATAATTCCCGCGGTATTATTGTCGCCGCTGACGTCGCCTGCTGAAAATAGTATTTTCATAGTGTTGTTTCCTTTTTTTATTGCAGTAAAATACATAATTACACCAATTAAAAACGGCAAATATTATTTTCCCCTCAAAAAAGGAGCAAAAACAATGACTATAACAATAATTTTCTCAATAATCGGAACTATCGCCATAATTGCGGCAATACTGCTAACCAGCCAACAAATAAAAACCTTGGAAGCGGCGAAAAGTCTGGCAGAAATGCAACGAGACGACAAGCAAGAAAAGATAAACGAGCTCGAAAGAGAAAAAGCGTTGCTTTATGCAAACTTGAATGTCGCAGAAGAAAGGCTTGAAAGCCAGAAAATTGAAATCAAGGCTATGCAAGAATCCGCAAAAAATGAATTTAAGGTTATTGCAAACGAAATTCTAAAAGAAAATACTAAGAATTTTAACGAGCATAACGCCGATAAACTTAATGAAATCTTAAACCCGCTGAGAGAAAATTTGGGCGAATTCAAAAAGAAAGTCGAAGAAGCCCAGACAGAAACAACAAAAGGAACGGCGGAACTTAAAGGTATAATAACCTTACTTTCTCAACAAAGCAGACAGATTGGCGAAGAAGCGAAAAATTTAGCGCAGGCGCTTAAAGGCGACAACAAAGTCCAAGGCGATTGGGGCGAAGTAAAGCTAAAAGTCTTGCTCGACAAATTGGGTTTTGAAGAAAACATACATTATAGAAAACAGAACAGTTTTAAGGGTGAAGGAAGCGCTCAACTTCGTCCCGATTTCATCATAAATCTTCCGGAAAACAAACACTGCATAATCGACTGCAAAGTATCTCTTACGGCATACGAGCGGTATTTTAACTCAGAGGATAAGGAAGAGAAAGAACAGGCGTTAAAAGAGCATATTAAAAGCGTAAACAACCACATAAAAAGTCTTTCGGGAAAAAGATACGAGGGAATAAGCGAAATAAACTCGCCCGATTTTGTGTTTATGTTTGTACCTATTGAGGCGGCTTTGGCGCTTGCTGTTCAAAACAATCCCACACTTATAGAAGACGCGGCGAAAAACAACGTAATGCTTATGAGCGCAACCACTTTGCTTTTTGCGCTGAGAACGGTCGCATATATTTTGAATGCCGAGAAAAAAGTGCTTGACCAAAACAGAAACGTTAAAGAAATCGCGCGAATAGGCGGCGAAATATACGAAAAATTTGTAGGTTTTGCAACAAATATGGAAAAAATCGGCAACAATTTAGGAAATGCGCAAACTGCTTACGACGCCGCAATGGGACAACTGACAAAGAAAAACCAAGACGGAAGCGCTTCGGGAGTATCTATCGTAGGAAAACTTGAAGTAATGAAAAAACTGGGTATTGACACCGATAAACAAATTTCGCAAAATCTTTTAGGGAAAACAGAAAGTTAATGCCTCTTTGCTTTTTGCCGCCCGAGACTTATTCTCTGTCGAGTAAAACTTTTGACCAATCGCTCATAACTTCTATTAAAGCAGTGTTGTGCATTTGATTGTTTTGTATTTCTCTAAGAAGCGCATTACTAACCGAATCGTAGTACGCAATTCGCTCTCTGATAAATTCTTCTTGTATGCGAATTTCTTGCCGCGCAACTCTGATGTCTTCTCGTGCGAACATTACGGCGCCAAGCGTAATGACCCACAATATGTTTATTATAACAAAAGTAATTTGCATAAATCTTTCATTCATTTTGTCCCTCTTCTCCACAAAAAACTGCGTGTTAAATCCCTGTCCCCATAAAATATATTATGCCACTTATAAATAGTATAAACAAAATACGATTAAATTAAAAAAATCCCGCTTTTTTCACGGGATTTTTTTAATAATTCGCGATGTTCGCAATTTACTACTTGCGCAGACCCAATTTTTCTATCAACGCGCGATATTCATTGATGTCGTTCGCTTTTACATAATCCAACAACGCCTTACGTTTACCAACCAATTTAGTAAGACCATAGCGCGTATGGTTATCCTTTTTGTTGATTTTAAGGTGCTCGGTTAAATTACGAATTCTCTCCGTAAGAATTGCAACTTGAACACGGCTGTTGCCCGTATCCTTGGCGTTTTCGCCAAATTCCGCAACTAACTCTGCGGTTCTCTCTTTTGTGATAGACACTCTTCACTCCTTGAAAAAGTAACGCTTAATAATTTCCACATCCGCACTAATTTGTTCAACCAACTCCTCGCGGGAGTCGAATTTCTTATCGTGCCTGATAAATCGGTGTAGCCAGAGCGCACACTCGCCACCAATCGCCGGTTCCAAAGTTATTTTTTCCAGCGAAAAAAACTCCAAATGAAGTTCCCGATTTCCGAATGTCGGACAAGCGCCGTAATACAAACAACCTTTAAGGGAATGTCCGCCGAACGACACCTCTGCGACATACACACCCGAAGGCGGAACTATCTTTTCCATCACCGACGGCGACGTAAAGTTTAGTGTTGGATAGCCGATTGCGGTTCCCACACGCTCGCCCCGAATTCGAGTTCCCATAATCAAATATGGATGTCCAAGCAGATTTACGGCTTCGTCAACTTGAGCTTTGAGGAGCAGTTTTCGTATCTGCGTAGAACTCACAACCACGTTGTTTTCGCCGTACAAACTAATAACAGCGTCGGTAAAATCGTTTTTGCCGCAAGCCGAATGCGGATTTTTCTGAAAATTCTCGTTTTTTTTACTTCCGTAATGCTGATTTTCTCCCGAAATGAACTCAATACAGCCAAGTTGTTCCTGCAGAATTTTGTGCTGAAACTCACTTTTGGATATTTTTGCAAACTCTTCGTCAAAGGGAATTATAACGCAGATGTCCACGCCTAACTTCTCAAATAAAAGCGCTTTCTCATCGGTTGTAGTAAGTCTTACAACGCAACATTTCTCAATGACTTCGCGAGTATGCGGCTCAAATGTCACAATGCACGACTTAACTCTCAGTTGCTTTGCACGACTTATCAGTTTTTTGATTAAGACGCGATGCCCGTTATGAACTCCGTCGAAATTTCCGAGAACGACCGCTGTCGCCTCGCTGATTTTTGTATCTTTTTCGTAGCGAATTTTCTGCATAAGATTTGGCGACCTCTATCTTCGACGCATCGGAAATTCGGGCGGACGGTCTCTTATAATTACCATACTATCGTTAAAATATTCAGGGAAACGCGTATATAAATCCCGCAATTCACGCCGAACTAACGGAACATCGAAATGCCCGCGCGGTGCAGTCTCCAAAAATAAATTGCCCAAACGCGCCGCCTCTCTGAAATTTCTCAAATTAAACATATACAAAAAGAACAAATTCCGCGTAAAATCGGGGTCGGCTTCATAATTATCCCAGCGTTTCAGGAAATCTGCCGCTTCGCGATTTCGACCGAGCCGCGACAAAGTTATGCCATAATTAAGATGCGATTCTCTGTGCGGTCCTCTGCGCAAAACCCTTTGGAACGTATTCATCGCTCTTTGAAACCAACCCTTGTCCATATATATAGAGCCGAT
The Chitinivibrionia bacterium genome window above contains:
- the serS gene encoding serine--tRNA ligase, whose product is MLDIKFIRENAQKVKDVCLAKGDKADIDKIIALDDERRAILGEVETLKHKRNETSEIIAQKKKNKENADDLITEMQGVSAKIKELDEKVNSITKERDLALAWVPNIPHASVPLGKSANDNVVASECGEKPNFNFAPKDHLQISEKLKLFDFPRGAKISGSGFPVLCGAGARLNRALIQFFLDTHRQRGYTEMQPPFFVNAESAFGVGQLPKFKEQMYYMPEDDLYAIPTAELPITNLYRDEYIDEKDLPRKICAYSPCFRREAGSYGKDTKGFLRVHQFDKVELVKFAHPDNSYEELETLRADAENILQLLELPYRVLSLCDADLSFSAAKCYDLEVWAAGEKKWLEVSSCSNFEAFQATRLNIRFRRDGGKPEFIHTLNGSGLAAARILVAILENYQTEKGTVIIPKVLRPYMDGQTEIGAD
- the lpxB gene encoding lipid-A-disaccharide synthase, producing MKILFSAGDVSGDNNTAGIIAELKRKYPSAQLSGLGGSAMQAAGFKSDFEFSKFNKMGYWEVIKNLPFFLAAQKKFIQKMRDEKPNALVCVDFSGFNKKLVVEANKLGIPVLWFIAPMIWVWKKEKYLRFFEKYPAHIACIFPFEPKHWSPRVKTVSFVGNPLLENLDWSAIGEKKAINPQAEFTLALIAGSREQEVRKMLPFMTECAKNLKELYPKIKIIVSKAPFSQDLYECAEGENIEFETDFLKVLQKADFALATSGTASLQLGLAGVGHIVLYKTSPLTFAIFKAIIKKKPLIGLTNIVVEKEIMPEFLQSDMAVENVVGAVQKILENPAEQEKIIAQLRELRGMLGDKKTSVEVVNLIESLI
- the rmuC gene encoding DNA recombination protein RmuC; this encodes MTITIIFSIIGTIAIIAAILLTSQQIKTLEAAKSLAEMQRDDKQEKINELEREKALLYANLNVAEERLESQKIEIKAMQESAKNEFKVIANEILKENTKNFNEHNADKLNEILNPLRENLGEFKKKVEEAQTETTKGTAELKGIITLLSQQSRQIGEEAKNLAQALKGDNKVQGDWGEVKLKVLLDKLGFEENIHYRKQNSFKGEGSAQLRPDFIINLPENKHCIIDCKVSLTAYERYFNSEDKEEKEQALKEHIKSVNNHIKSLSGKRYEGISEINSPDFVFMFVPIEAALALAVQNNPTLIEDAAKNNVMLMSATTLLFALRTVAYILNAEKKVLDQNRNVKEIARIGGEIYEKFVGFATNMEKIGNNLGNAQTAYDAAMGQLTKKNQDGSASGVSIVGKLEVMKKLGIDTDKQISQNLLGKTES
- the rpsO gene encoding 30S ribosomal protein S15, with product MSITKERTAELVAEFGENAKDTGNSRVQVAILTERIRNLTEHLKINKKDNHTRYGLTKLVGKRKALLDYVKANDINEYRALIEKLGLRK